TCCTGCTTCCTGGAGTTGCACCGATGAACCAAACCCCCGAATCGATCGCCGCCGCCCACGACCAGATTCCCGCCGATCTTGCCCAGCTCGCCGAGGCCGTGCATGCACTCCCGGAGCACTACGCCGCCTCGCTGCAGCCCCTGGTCGACGCGGTGGTGGAGAGCACGAAACGCCGCCGTCGGATCCTGACTTTGGTCCAGGACGCCCTGAGCCAGTTGCGGCTCGACATGAAATACCTCATGTTCGATCTGGAGGCGACCCGCCGCGAACGCGACGAGTACCGCGCCAAGCTGGAAGAGTAATCGCCTCCGCCCCTCGGAACGGCCGCGTCGTCCCTC
The window above is part of the Pirellulales bacterium genome. Proteins encoded here:
- a CDS encoding transcriptional regulator, with product MNQTPESIAAAHDQIPADLAQLAEAVHALPEHYAASLQPLVDAVVESTKRRRRILTLVQDALSQLRLDMKYLMFDLEATRRERDEYRAKLEE